Proteins encoded together in one Gemmatimonadota bacterium DH-78 window:
- the trpA gene encoding tryptophan synthase subunit alpha encodes MTSSRIARRFAERAAEGRSVLVPYVTAGFPEADTTTALLPALAEAGADVIEVGIPFSDPLADGPTIQDSSFRALENGTTVARVLDFVREFRREHDTPVVLFTYLNPVYHYGLDAFCRDAAEAGADGVLLTDLPAGADPELEGAFERHGLDAIRLLAPTTADSRIGEVAAGGRGFLYYISRTGVTGARADLPPELEAEVRRIRDRVGLPVAVGFGISTPEQARAVAHLADGVVVGSALVRRLDEAGVEGARAFVASLREAMDADR; translated from the coding sequence ATGACCTCCTCGCGCATCGCCCGTCGCTTCGCCGAGCGGGCCGCCGAGGGCCGCTCGGTCCTCGTGCCCTACGTCACCGCCGGCTTCCCCGAGGCCGACACCACCACCGCACTCCTGCCGGCCCTCGCCGAGGCGGGCGCCGACGTGATCGAGGTGGGCATTCCCTTCTCGGATCCGCTCGCCGATGGTCCCACCATCCAGGACTCCTCCTTCCGGGCGCTGGAGAACGGCACCACGGTGGCGCGAGTGCTCGACTTCGTGCGGGAGTTCCGGCGCGAGCACGACACCCCGGTGGTGCTCTTCACCTATCTGAACCCGGTCTACCACTACGGCCTCGACGCCTTCTGCCGCGACGCGGCGGAGGCGGGGGCCGACGGCGTGCTGCTGACCGACCTCCCGGCCGGCGCCGATCCGGAACTGGAGGGCGCCTTCGAGCGCCACGGTCTCGACGCCATCCGCCTGCTCGCGCCGACCACCGCCGATTCCAGGATCGGCGAGGTCGCCGCCGGCGGGCGGGGCTTCCTCTACTACATCTCCCGCACGGGGGTGACCGGCGCGCGAGCCGACCTCCCCCCCGAGCTCGAGGCCGAGGTGCGCCGCATCCGCGACCGCGTGGGGCTGCCCGTGGCCGTCGGCTTCGGCATCAGCACCCCCGAGCAGGCCCGCGCCGTGGCCCACCTGGCCGACGGCGTGGTGGTCGGATCCGCACTGGTGCGCCGCCTCGACGAGGCCGGCGTCGAGGGCGCCAGGGCCTTCGTGGCCTCGCTCCGCGAGGCGATGGACGCCGACCGGTAG